CTTTTTAacttaaataatgaaaaattcATTGATTATGATACTGGTTAGGGTCCAATCTTTCTTCGTTCATTATTTAAACCTTGATCTCCAACTGCTTTTGACCTGAATGAATTGAAAAGATGTGAAAGGAAACAATAATACATCATTTTCTCTCTTAAAGGGTGCTATCGCCCAAGCATTAAGTTGCAAAAAGAAACTTAACTCTTTGACATTCTTGGAGCTGAAATCCAGGTAACGGTTGCTCACCCACTGGATCTCAAACCAGTCTTTATAATTGTTGTTGCCACAGCAGCGAAACTCCATCTGCATGAGATCCAGGGTTCTTTTCATATAGCAGCGCCCAGGTGTATCTGTGTCCTTATAGTACTTCATGCCATTTTTCAACCCCTCAGCGAGGGTAAACTGTAGAGGTATGCGCGTGGCAAAACACATCACCGCCGTAAGGACGAGGAAAGCGTTGAAGAACAAACAACAAATGAGAAAGGGCTTCAAAACGGTCTTCCATTTTGCAAACTTGCTGGAATCAAGCGAATCATAGCAGATCTTGCCCCCAAATGCATTGAGGCCGCACGCCAAAAGACCCACACCAATTAGCAAGTTAGGTACAAAATGGCTTTCATTGTTGTCCATGAGTTCACTTCTCTTGCGCAATTCGATTTTAAAGAAAAGGCCCATGCTGAAGACGAGCACACTGGCCATAACAGAGACCCAGTACATGAGCCAAAGCATCTGGGCCAACTTCACCCGTTTCTTTAGGTCAAACTTCACCTTCATAAGAGCCATGTTGGATGACTATTAAAAGTCCAGATATCTTTTAAGTCCACAAATAATCGTAAAACGCAGCTGACAAAAGTTTAACGTTGCTCAAGGTGCAATATGTAATCCATTCCAGTAAAGCAAGCACTTGTTGGCTATTTTCATGACTGTCTTCGCACCCATAATAAACAAAGACCCAATCGGCCTAAAGGTAAATGCAAGTGTATCGCCCTGTCATCACGATTCAAAATAGATTTTCATCCACAATGATTAAAACTAGCAATGTGTGCAGGTAGTGAAGCAAATAGGGCTCTACCTGTGAAGAGAGGACAAACACCAAAGATCCGAATGATTAAACACAAAGATACTGTACGTCATCGTAAACCCAGCTAATCACCCTCATCCCATTTACAGAAATCCCTGACCTACAGATGAGCCTATCTGTAAGCTGCTGCCATggtgtgtgattggcttgacTGGTCACATGGTTTAACTGGCATCATTAATGGGACACCAAAAACCAGGAGCCAAATACGCAAGACTGCACCATTTCTGCTTTAAGGGTCTTGAAGATCGTTGTTTACTAAGCACTCCAGCATTTGTTTGAGATTTCTTATAGATCATTTAAACACTTATTAGACTAAATGAATgtataaatactgtaaaaattccttgttgcacttaaatatttaagtttaaacaacttaaattaACAAGCCATTATATTTGGATTTATTAAAaagcttaaagggacattccactttttttgaaaatatgctcattttccagctcccctagagttgaacatttgaatcttatcgttttggaatccattcagccgatcttcgggtctggcgctagcacttttagcatagcttagcaccatccattaaatctgattggaccattagcattgcgccaaaaataaccaaagagttttaatatttttcctatttaaaacttgactcttctgtagttacattgtttactaagaccgacagaaaattgaaagttgcaattttctatgcagatatgctaggaactaaactctcaaactggcgtaataatcaaggactttgctgctgtaacatggctgcagcaggtgtagtgatattacgcactgcccgaaaatagtcccctgctattgaaagtaaacaaggggactattttcgggcagtacGTAAAATCACTcctctttggtaattttttagcgtgatgctaatggtctaatcagattcaatggattgtgctaagctatgtttaaagagtaactaaaccccaaaccaactttttttagttaatgatctgtaagaatgacgctttattagtgctgttcattgattttagtaagttttttgacatttggatataaagtgtttcaatactacaatatatggtgtaaaaacgtctgagtgctgccctcttgaggttgaacggtggctactgcagttgaattttcctattggatgttgggtccaagaaatgactcgtgacgtaagcaggttcaagctcaccacgcccttgttacgatctcaccacacacttgatacgagcttagttcgtcccctctatctccgttgggatctgcccacttttcttgcatttttcaaatattgcagtgggtggagtcagcctctgaccaggggtttagttacgctttaaacagatcagctgaatggattccaaaacggtaagaatcaaatgtttaactctaggggagatggaaaattagcatattttcaaaaaaagtggaaagtCCCTTTaagttattacaactttattgtcAGAAAAGTTACAATTActtcatttaaagggatagttcactgaaaacaaaaaatctggcatcatttactcactcttatgttgttctaaacatgTATgagttttaaatttttattttgatgaacacaaaagaagatattttgataaatgatggtaggcACACAGCTgactgtaaccattgacttccatagtaggaaaacaaatattattgtttataataGCATTGTTTCTCCTACTATTAAAAAGTCAaaggttacaatcagctgtgtgcttaccatcatttatcaaagtgtcttcttttgtgttcatcagaaaaaaataagaaactcatacaggcttagaacaacatgagaatgagaaaatgatcacataattttcatttttgggtaaactttccctttaatgtaattaattaaatgtacaaACATTTTGATAGCaacaatatgtttatttattctttttcacacaattttcaGAAGTACATGCATCTGTTcacctttaaaatgtttatgtatGAGTTTATCTTTCAAATGTTATAGTGCAGTATGTCCCTTATCTGCAAATATTCTTTTTAAAGGGAAAAACTGAAAGCCAAACATTTAACCCAACAAACTTTATTTAGCTCTATTTAAATTCGCTCGCAACAATTGAATACATTCTGAATCTGTGCAAATCATCCAGTGATTGtgattatataaatattatgcTTGGCGagtaaagcattttaaacacaATCTTCCTAAGATGACATCAATATGCTTAACTTTGTTATTGTATTAGGCATTCAGTTAACTGATTCTGGaacatttaatgttaatgatatCATTATATTAAAGTCatatttgtgaaacagaaatCACGTTCTTAGTATTAACTGTTATGACACGTTGAATAACTATGCCTATTAGGTAGCTGGATCTACTTAATCCCAACTAGATATTCTCTCCGACTCTGGAATGACAGTCCAGTTAGGTGATGGTGTACCAGCAGCAAGCCAGTTGAAGTCGTCCACCTGTTCCCAGTTGTTCCGGTCTGGATCAAGTCTAGAAACTTTAAAATGATCATGAATCTCTGGGTAAGTCCATGTGAATGGGGCAAACCTGACGTCATGACAGTCCTCAATAATTGCCCGGCTGGTCACATGGATGTATATCTGAGTGGCTGAAGTATTATGGGTGCGCAGCTGCTGACAGGGAACTGCTAAAATGCTTTTAGTGCATTGGTCAACAAAAACAGAGCTGGAAACAGGCCCACAAAGTATCTCACAGTTGCGGACCATTTTGATGTGGACGGTGCTCGGGCACCCATAAAGTCTCACTTTACAGTTTGTCAGATTGGATAACAGCACATCCCTTTGCTGAATTTCTTCAGCTTGCTTGATCAAAACTTGATCGTGGACATTGGAGAATCCACACTGGTTTACTGAGATGGCAGCATCTAGCATCACAGGACCATCCACAACAGATGCAGACTTTACTGTTGTGTCTTGAATGGGTTCTGGCTGTTTACTTGCCCCCGTGTTTCTGGATCTAAAGGCGAATTTCTTTTTAGGCAAAGCCAACTCCCTTTTGTCAGCAAGAGAGCTCTGGAGTTTCTGCAAGGATGCTTGGGCCTGTCGTATTTCATATTGCGTTAGAAACATCACGCTGTCGTTAAGAAATTTCTGGAGCTGTTGGATTTTGACAGTAGCATCCTCCAATGTTTTTGAGGCTTCGTCGCGGTCGCTGTGGTTACAGCCGGAGATGCTCGCTTCCAACGCAGCCTTCTCAGCATTAAAGGTGGACGTGAAGAAATCGCTCTTTTCTTCCGTCACGGTTTGACTTTCTTTAACGTTTCTACGCCGCTCGACCTCCTCGAGCCTCGCTTGATCCCTCCGTAACACCCTTTCGGGAACTTTAACGGCGGTGTTTACATCTCCGTCATCATTTTCCACAGTAACTTCCATTCTGAGTGCCTCCATGTTGTGAGACGGGCGTGGCGAGAGTACGTTTACCGTGACGGGAGTAAGTAAACTCATCGATGATTGGTCGATGGAATGACGGCAGTTAGTTATGCAGCGTTGTATTGGTGGATTCAAATGAGATGTTGTGAGTTCACAAATGACTGGTGACTTTTCCACGGAATTAAGAtaaaaaatattgcatttatgAATTAATGACAACCAATCTTTTGTAATAagttttcaaaatatttaaactattaaaacgatttttaaaatatttttaaaccagCTAAATGGAGTGTAGAAGTGTGTAAAAAATAGGAAAACTGTTGGATTTTTTGCCAATTGCATTTTATAACCTTCTTTTGCTTTTAATTCTtctattttttgttttctttactgtttattaatgattttgtttttattgttcttgttgtctattaaaatatgactatataaataaatccaaataattAAAATAGTAAATACTGAATTTCAGTTCACAATATTAGTATATTACTTGAAAACACAGAATcacaaaacaataataaacatttttttctgtgaAAACAATACTGTGAGACACACATTGTatcagtaataataataaaaaacaatccAAGGATGCGTTTTGTTTATTACGGTATGAAATTTGCATTCAGCAGACAGGTTCACACTTGAGTAATGTGTGATCTCAGGGCACCAAAGGTGTGGTCGGAGTGGAAACCCCGCCCCCTATCGCTTGTTGCCAACATTTGTATTAAATTATTCATGACTGGTATTTGGAGTGATTCTTGTAATCTGTAGCTATAATTAACTTTTTCACTTTTAGGAGGCACAGATTTAGCCActtcaattaaaaacaaatagtTTTAAAGTTTTCTATCCACTTTATTTCAAGTAAAGAGCTCTGTAGTGTGTAGTGAACTAGGTAGTGATGCTGCCTTCTGCTGGTGCTGCACTGCTTCACCGGCCCGTGCAGAGATGGCGAGGAAACCCCGTGGACACGGCACTGCTTTTTCATGACGGTGAGTTTCCCCTTTGAGTGTATTATAATTTTGTGATAAAAATTTCaaggaaaaaacacacacaacctcCTTCCTCCCCTTCCTTCGGGGAGGGAAGAGCAAGCGTGGAGAGAGAAAAATCTATCTGAGACTGAGCAGCGAGGACAGTGAGGGAAAAATATATGAGTGGGAGAGGGAGAAAGaagaaggaggaggaggagggggaGCAAATTAAAAGTTGCCAAATGGAGATATTGGGTTTCAACAGGAGTAAGACAGGAGTAAGGGTTTGCCTCTTTTCAAGTCGTCTTTATGTCATGCAAATCgaaataaatatttatgctTCGCCAACGATTTGTTCTCCGTTCGCTTTTTGCTCGACGAGTTTCTTAATACTAGGTGGGGGGAAACGTCCACGTCGCCGACCTTTCCGAGAAGGCCATCGACTACTCCGTGGAAGAATAGTACATAATCCGATCCGATTTTACCCCTTCACACATTTAAACACCTCAACAGCGATCCGAGACTAAATATGCGCTTCTTCGACCCGCGCGCCCGCCTGCGCTCCTCTGCTACCGCACAACAGCAATGCGCATAGCTGCGCAAACTCGGTTTTATTAAAGCATTTTCAAGTCGTGCGA
The Paramisgurnus dabryanus chromosome 1, PD_genome_1.1, whole genome shotgun sequence genome window above contains:
- the prph2a gene encoding peripherin-2a; this encodes MALMKVKFDLKKRVKLAQMLWLMYWVSVMASVLVFSMGLFFKIELRKRSELMDNNESHFVPNLLIGVGLLACGLNAFGGKICYDSLDSSKFAKWKTVLKPFLICCLFFNAFLVLTAVMCFATRIPLQFTLAEGLKNGMKYYKDTDTPGRCYMKRTLDLMQMEFRCCGNNNYKDWFEIQWVSNRYLDFSSKNVKDRISSNVDGKYLMDGVPFSCCNPSSPRPCIQHQITNNSAHYSYDHHTEDLNIWKRGCRDALVSYYGGMMNTIGILVLLVTALEVAVMIGLQYVNTSLSTLVNPEDPESESEGWILEKTVKETFTDIMAKMKAMGKGNQVDEGAQEEGVATVS
- the tbcc gene encoding tubulin-specific chaperone C yields the protein MSLLTPVTVNVLSPRPSHNMEALRMEVTVENDDGDVNTAVKVPERVLRRDQARLEEVERRRNVKESQTVTEEKSDFFTSTFNAEKAALEASISGCNHSDRDEASKTLEDATVKIQQLQKFLNDSVMFLTQYEIRQAQASLQKLQSSLADKRELALPKKKFAFRSRNTGASKQPEPIQDTTVKSASVVDGPVMLDAAISVNQCGFSNVHDQVLIKQAEEIQQRDVLLSNLTNCKVRLYGCPSTVHIKMVRNCEILCGPVSSSVFVDQCTKSILAVPCQQLRTHNTSATQIYIHVTSRAIIEDCHDVRFAPFTWTYPEIHDHFKVSRLDPDRNNWEQVDDFNWLAAGTPSPNWTVIPESERISSWD